A genomic stretch from Microbacterium proteolyticum includes:
- a CDS encoding aminopeptidase P N-terminal domain-containing protein: MDAPSTSDTTAPTAEPQAGPTETDEAPPIDAPSNRKTPFPRGFLDTISTGWAEHPADLPEPREQAAWAARRRERVSEAFPGQRIVVPAGGLKQRSNDTDYPFRAHSAFSHLTGWGSDAEPDAVLVFEPRDEGHEAVLYFRERADRTTAEFYSDATIGEFWIGPRPALDGVAADLGLATAHLDDYAEGEDDRTVGDDDEITRFVSELRLVKDEYELAQLALAVEVTGRGFDDIVAELPRIIEHPRGERVVEGVFHQRARSDGNTVGYDTIAASGPHACYLHWTRNDGAVKPGDLILVDAGVEVDSLYTADITRTLPVSGTFTDIQRRIYETVREAADASFAAAKVGVPFRRLHEAAMEVIAARVAEWGLLPVTAEEALDADAGGQHRRYMVHGTSHHLGIDVHDCAQARRDMYYDGLLEPGMVFTIEPGLYFQIDDLTVPEEYRGIGARIEDDIVMTADGPVNLSAGIPRTADEVEEWIARLSR, from the coding sequence ATGGACGCCCCCTCGACCAGCGACACGACCGCGCCGACCGCCGAGCCTCAGGCCGGGCCCACCGAGACCGACGAAGCACCCCCGATCGACGCGCCCAGCAATCGCAAGACGCCGTTCCCCCGCGGCTTCCTCGACACGATCTCGACCGGATGGGCCGAGCACCCCGCCGATCTCCCCGAGCCGCGAGAGCAGGCCGCGTGGGCCGCACGCCGCCGCGAGCGCGTGTCGGAGGCATTTCCCGGTCAGCGCATCGTCGTCCCCGCGGGCGGCTTGAAGCAGCGCAGCAACGACACCGACTACCCCTTCCGGGCCCACTCCGCGTTCTCGCACCTGACGGGCTGGGGCAGCGACGCGGAGCCCGACGCGGTGCTCGTCTTCGAACCCCGCGACGAGGGTCACGAGGCCGTGCTGTACTTCCGCGAGCGCGCCGACCGCACCACGGCGGAGTTCTATTCGGATGCGACGATCGGCGAGTTCTGGATCGGTCCCCGCCCCGCCCTCGACGGGGTCGCCGCGGATCTGGGCCTGGCCACCGCGCACCTCGACGACTACGCCGAGGGGGAGGACGACCGCACGGTCGGCGACGACGACGAGATCACCCGCTTCGTCTCCGAGCTGCGTCTGGTGAAAGACGAGTACGAGCTGGCGCAGCTGGCCCTCGCCGTCGAGGTCACCGGTCGCGGTTTCGACGACATCGTCGCCGAGCTGCCCCGCATCATCGAGCACCCGCGGGGCGAGCGTGTGGTGGAGGGCGTGTTCCACCAGCGTGCCCGCTCCGACGGCAACACCGTCGGCTACGACACGATCGCCGCTTCCGGTCCGCACGCCTGCTACCTGCACTGGACACGCAACGACGGCGCCGTGAAGCCCGGCGACCTGATCCTGGTCGACGCCGGCGTGGAGGTCGACAGCCTCTACACCGCCGACATCACCCGCACCCTCCCCGTCTCGGGCACGTTCACCGACATCCAGCGCCGCATCTACGAGACGGTGCGCGAGGCCGCCGACGCGTCCTTCGCGGCTGCGAAGGTCGGCGTGCCGTTCCGTCGGCTGCACGAGGCCGCGATGGAGGTCATCGCCGCGCGCGTGGCCGAGTGGGGTCTGCTGCCCGTGACCGCCGAAGAGGCTCTGGATGCCGACGCCGGCGGCCAGCACCGTCGCTACATGGTCCACGGCACCAGTCATCACCTCGGCATCGACGTGCACGACTGCGCACAGGCACGTCGCGACATGTACTACGACGGGCTTCTCGAGCCCGGCATGGTCTTCACGATCGAGCCCGGCCTGTACTTCCAGATCGACGATCTGACCGTGCCCGAGGAGTACCGCGGCATCGGCGCACGCATCGAAGACGACATCGTCATGACGGCCGACGGCCCCGTCAACCTCTCGGCCGGCATCCCGCGCACCGCCGACGAGGTCGAGGAGTGGATCGCCCGCCTGTCGCGATGA
- a CDS encoding gamma-glutamyltransferase family protein, with product MTFTPAASFTTRPTLRGTFGMSASTHWTATATAQAVLERGGNAFDAAVAGAFVLHVAEPHLNGPGGDLVALIRPTGCERPVVLMGQGPAPAGASIDHFRSRGLDLVPGAGGLAAAVPGAVDAWLLLLRDHGTWHLADVLAYAIDYARDGHPLVAGAAATIARVADLFRAHWPTSAEQWMPTGTPPAPDTLVRNPAWADVLDGLVSAGAPDASREARIDAARERWMTHVLLEAASFLRHPHRHADGNDHEGVLDTDDLASWRAGYEPAEAVSFRGWDVFKAGTWSQGPALLQTLRLIEDADDAGLDPATAEGAHLLLEAQKLAYADRDAWFGDSDGAVTAAALLADDYIAERRALIGPAASPHLRPGSPDGRPPLLPPLRTDAAVADGSTGEPTVDRSGQTRGDTCHIDVIDRWGNAISATPSGGWLQSSPTVPSLGFCLGTRLQATWLIPGHPASLAPGRRPRTTLTPTLLTRETELIAIGSPGGDQQDQWQLPVILRILVGGYSGQQAIDAPSLSTTAVIDSFWPRTWSPAGVTVEDRLDARVVAALEARGHRVRRTGDWSLGRVTAVGRDADGILWAAANPRGAQGYAAGR from the coding sequence ATGACCTTCACCCCGGCGGCATCCTTCACCACCCGTCCGACCCTTCGGGGCACGTTCGGCATGTCGGCGTCGACGCACTGGACGGCCACCGCCACGGCGCAGGCGGTGCTCGAGCGCGGCGGGAACGCGTTCGATGCCGCCGTCGCCGGTGCGTTCGTGCTGCACGTGGCCGAACCGCACCTGAACGGCCCCGGCGGCGACCTCGTGGCGTTGATCCGGCCGACCGGGTGCGAGCGCCCCGTGGTGCTGATGGGGCAGGGGCCGGCGCCGGCGGGCGCGAGCATCGATCACTTCCGTTCGCGCGGCCTCGACCTCGTGCCCGGCGCGGGAGGGCTGGCGGCCGCCGTTCCCGGGGCGGTCGACGCCTGGCTGCTGCTTCTGCGCGATCACGGCACCTGGCATCTCGCCGACGTGCTGGCCTACGCCATCGACTACGCCCGCGACGGTCATCCCCTCGTCGCGGGGGCCGCGGCGACGATCGCGCGGGTCGCCGACCTGTTCCGCGCGCACTGGCCCACGTCGGCCGAGCAATGGATGCCGACCGGCACCCCGCCCGCGCCCGACACGCTCGTGCGCAATCCGGCCTGGGCCGACGTGCTCGACGGCCTCGTCAGCGCGGGAGCGCCCGACGCCAGCCGCGAGGCTCGCATCGACGCGGCACGCGAGCGCTGGATGACCCACGTGCTGCTCGAGGCGGCGTCCTTCCTCCGGCACCCTCACCGTCACGCCGACGGGAATGATCACGAGGGAGTCCTGGATACCGACGACCTGGCGTCGTGGCGAGCGGGCTACGAACCGGCCGAGGCGGTGTCGTTTCGAGGCTGGGACGTCTTCAAGGCCGGCACGTGGTCGCAGGGTCCGGCCCTGCTGCAGACCCTGCGCCTGATCGAGGACGCCGACGACGCCGGTCTCGATCCCGCGACGGCCGAGGGCGCCCACCTCCTCCTCGAGGCGCAGAAACTCGCCTACGCCGATCGCGACGCGTGGTTCGGCGACAGCGACGGAGCCGTCACCGCCGCCGCGCTGCTCGCCGACGACTACATCGCCGAACGCCGCGCGCTGATCGGACCCGCCGCCTCGCCGCATCTACGCCCCGGCTCACCGGACGGACGCCCGCCGCTCCTTCCGCCCCTGCGTACGGACGCGGCCGTGGCCGACGGGTCCACCGGCGAGCCCACGGTCGACCGCTCGGGACAGACGCGCGGCGACACCTGCCACATCGACGTGATCGACAGGTGGGGCAATGCGATCTCGGCGACGCCGTCCGGCGGATGGCTCCAGTCGTCACCGACGGTGCCTTCGCTCGGTTTCTGCCTCGGCACGCGCCTGCAGGCGACGTGGCTGATCCCGGGCCACCCGGCATCCCTCGCCCCCGGGCGGCGTCCGCGCACGACCCTGACACCGACCCTGCTCACGCGCGAGACGGAACTGATCGCGATCGGCTCCCCCGGCGGCGATCAGCAGGATCAGTGGCAGCTGCCCGTGATCCTGCGCATTCTCGTCGGCGGCTACTCCGGCCAGCAGGCGATCGATGCCCCGTCACTGAGCACGACCGCCGTCATCGACTCGTTCTGGCCGCGGACCTGGTCCCCGGCGGGCGTCACCGTGGAGGACCGCCTCGACGCCCGTGTCGTCGCGGCGCTGGAAGCGCGCGGTCACCGCGTGCGCCGCACGGGTGACTGGTCGCTCGGACGCGTCACCGCCGTGGGTCGCGACGCGGACGGCATTCTGTGGGCCGCCGCCAACCCGCGCGGGGCGCAGGGGTACGCCGCCGGACGCTGA
- a CDS encoding PHP domain-containing protein yields the protein MPQLRRFTGPSDLHLHSSHSDGTEPPAEVMAAAHRHGLHTAALTDHDTTSGWAEAAEAATSLDMTFVPGMELSARHRWRSVHLLAYLVDPDHDGLRAMTDRIRSSRLDRAQIMAERISHDYDIAWDDIVAQTTDGATVGRPHIADALVARGIVADRTEAFAGILHPAGDYYVALYAPDPVTAVELVVAAGGVPIVAHPAGRALLPDSVLQAMLAAGLAGFELAHRENLPEPTALLADLASERDLIVTGSSDYHGLGKPNVPGENTTSDAMVERIFALGRGSAPVFP from the coding sequence GTGCCGCAGCTTCGTCGATTCACCGGACCGAGCGACCTGCATCTGCACTCATCGCACTCCGACGGCACCGAGCCGCCCGCTGAGGTGATGGCCGCCGCGCACCGGCACGGCCTGCACACGGCCGCCCTCACCGACCACGACACCACATCGGGGTGGGCGGAGGCGGCCGAGGCCGCGACCTCGCTCGACATGACGTTCGTGCCGGGCATGGAACTGTCGGCACGGCACCGGTGGCGGAGCGTCCATCTGCTCGCCTACCTCGTCGACCCCGACCACGACGGACTGCGGGCGATGACCGACCGCATCCGCTCGTCGCGTCTGGATCGTGCGCAGATCATGGCGGAGCGCATCTCGCACGACTACGACATCGCCTGGGACGACATCGTCGCCCAGACCACCGACGGCGCGACCGTGGGTCGCCCGCACATCGCCGACGCGCTCGTGGCACGGGGGATCGTGGCGGACCGCACGGAGGCGTTCGCCGGCATCCTGCACCCGGCCGGTGACTACTACGTCGCGCTCTACGCTCCCGACCCGGTCACGGCGGTGGAGCTGGTGGTGGCCGCCGGTGGTGTGCCGATCGTCGCGCATCCGGCGGGCCGGGCTCTGCTGCCCGACAGTGTGCTGCAGGCGATGCTGGCTGCCGGTCTGGCGGGCTTCGAGCTCGCCCACCGCGAGAATCTGCCCGAGCCCACCGCGCTGCTGGCCGACCTTGCGAGCGAACGCGACCTCATCGTGACCGGCTCGAGCGATTATCACGGGCTCGGCAAGCCCAACGTCCCGGGCGAGAACACGACGTCGGATGCCATGGTGGAGCGAATCTTCGCGCTCGGTCGAGGGTCGGCCCCGGTCTTCCCGTAG
- a CDS encoding endonuclease/exonuclease/phosphatase family protein, translated as MRRLLGSLVVLVVAAGAAVLTWPAAFGLERMFPLAQIISFRAPLAAVLLAATLLMLLFALVRPLRAFALALAVILGVSGGVNVAILAERGLGSEELPAKTETSLRVMTWNTAGSATSAESIARFAVGMQADVVTLPETTIDTGAQVAELMRDMGQPMWAHHAEYGEYGITGWDATSTTVLIRPELGDYSVIQSSLDGSSNTSTVPSAVAMPTSGDGPIIVAAHAVAPRQEYMTQWRSDLQWLADQCASDNVILAGDFNATLDHMTGMGVEGGTLGRCHDTASGSGNGGVGTWPTDAPAILGAPIDHVMATPDWTVSGSVVMRSLDGSGSDHRPIVVQLERTAG; from the coding sequence GTGCGTCGACTGCTCGGTTCCCTCGTCGTGCTCGTCGTGGCGGCGGGTGCCGCCGTGCTGACGTGGCCCGCGGCGTTCGGCCTGGAACGCATGTTCCCTCTCGCGCAGATCATCTCGTTCCGCGCTCCGCTCGCCGCCGTCCTGCTCGCCGCGACGCTGCTCATGCTGCTGTTCGCCCTGGTGCGTCCCCTCCGGGCGTTCGCGCTCGCGCTCGCCGTCATCCTGGGCGTCTCCGGGGGTGTCAACGTCGCGATCCTGGCAGAGCGCGGACTCGGCTCCGAGGAGCTCCCCGCGAAGACTGAGACGAGCCTGCGCGTCATGACGTGGAACACCGCGGGCTCCGCGACATCGGCCGAATCCATCGCCCGGTTCGCCGTGGGGATGCAGGCCGACGTCGTCACCCTCCCCGAGACGACGATCGACACGGGTGCCCAGGTGGCCGAGCTGATGCGCGACATGGGCCAGCCCATGTGGGCGCATCACGCCGAGTACGGCGAATACGGCATCACCGGATGGGATGCCACCTCGACCACCGTGCTGATCCGGCCCGAGCTCGGCGACTATTCCGTCATCCAGTCCTCGCTCGACGGCTCGAGCAACACCTCCACCGTGCCGAGCGCGGTCGCGATGCCGACGTCCGGCGACGGACCCATCATCGTCGCCGCGCACGCGGTCGCACCCCGCCAGGAGTACATGACCCAGTGGCGCAGCGACCTGCAATGGCTCGCCGATCAGTGCGCGAGCGACAACGTCATCCTCGCCGGCGATTTCAACGCCACTCTCGATCACATGACGGGGATGGGTGTCGAGGGGGGCACCCTGGGGCGCTGTCACGACACCGCCTCCGGGAGCGGCAACGGTGGCGTCGGCACCTGGCCCACCGATGCTCCCGCGATCCTCGGCGCGCCCATCGATCACGTGATGGCCACGCCCGACTGGACGGTCTCCGGCTCCGTTGTGATGCGCTCGCTCGACGGCTCGGGCAGCGACCACCGCCCGATCGTGGTGCAGCTGGAACGCACCGCGGGCTGA